Genomic window (Candidatus Vicinibacter proximus):
GCATTTTAGTTATTCTCAGATATGCCCCTAACACAGCTCTACTGGCATGTAAATGAATGTTAATTTAAGGATTTATAAAATCAGGAAATTTTTTAAAAATTATTCTTCTCTAAAAAATCGAATATGCTCAAAAGGCATAAAATAATTTGGAAAGCAGCTGATAAAATCTTCTTCAATCTGAAAATCTATACCTTTGAAACTTACTTTCTGCAGAGAAGGATTGAGTCCCACTTCGAAATAATTATTTTTATTTTGCGCGTCTTTTATCTGACACATCACATCCGGAAACATGGGGTGCTGTAAATAAATATCATCAGCTTCCTTTAAATCGGTCCTGATATATCCTTCACGGTCCGATTCAAAATCTCTTTTTTCTTTTTGGTAAAAAACAGCACATCGCACCCGGTCGATCATCATTGGATTGTCATGCACAATGCGAATGGTAATGGGTCCGTCTTCCTGAGTTTGTTTGCGGACCGGAAAATCCTGCTGAACGTTTTTGTCAGAATGCAGTTTGAGGATGTTCCCTTCAATGGAATAGGTTCCTTCCGCATAACGGTCAGATGCGCCGTAGACATAATAAAAACGAAATGTACTGTCTTCCCTGAATTCAAATCCGGCAGCCATTTCCATGATTCCACGCAGATGATAACTCCCCGGTTTAAAATTTTGTGCCTGCATGTGAGTAACTGATTGAAGAATTAATCCTAAAAAAATAAACTTTTTATACATGGCAAGATGACTAAAAAATGACGGTCATTTTTCTTTGAAGTTTGATGAAACTGCCGTTATCTTTTCTTTCTCTTAAGACTGTCAGCAGGATACTGTCTGGCAATTAAATCCAATTGCATCTGTGCCCACATGGTGATGTTCGCACGGTCACTGTCTGTTAGTTTGGCTTCAGGGTGAAGTCCCAACCAGGTATAGGAAGGTAAGGGCATTTCTTTTTCCTTTACCACCTCGATTATTTCTTCAAACTTGTGATTTTGTCTGGCGATGGGTCCGGCGGTAAAATTAGAAAAATTCAATTCTCCTCTACCTTCCTCTATGTGATGATTCAGCCACCAGCCTATGGGTTGAATGCTGCTGTACCATGGGAATTGCACTGAATTGCTGTGACAATTGTAACAGGCATTTTTAAGCAAAAGCCCCACATCTTCGGGTACCGGAAATTTTGTGTTCAAGTGATTAGACTGGTCTGCGTTGGAAGTTTTGTCAATCTGAAAAAACTGAATGATGATCAGGCCGACCGCAAGTGTGATTAATATTTTCCTTATCATAAAATTAGATTTATTGCTGTGAAACCACAAAACTCAAACTATTACTTTTTTTGTCAATGGTCAACCTGGCAAAATACAGTCCGGGAGGAAATCCCTGAACACGATATTGAACAGCAAGCTCCGTTTTTCCGATCAGTTCTGCATTCACTTTTTTACCATCCGCTGAAAAGAAAACGATGGATTTTTCATCAAATTGTTTGTTGCTTCTTATTTCAATTATTCCGGTAGATTGGTTTTGCCATAATTGGAATTCACGATCTTCAATGTTGACCGTGCTGAGTAATTCGTCGTTTCTCAAAATCCTGCCCAGATAGGTGCAGATGAATCCGCTGTTTTGATTGACCAGATCCACTGAGAAAAGATGTTCCGGACCCAGTGGACTTGGCATCTGAGTCCAGGACTGCCCTCCATCCGTCGTTTTTAGAATGGTGCCATTGAATCCCACCACCACACCAGTCAGCGCATCTGCAAAATCCAAATCCATCAATGGTTCCTGGACACCAGAATTCAAGCTGGTCCATTTCGTTCCCCCATCCTCTGTTTTATAAATTCTACCGATGTCAGCACAGGCATATCCAACTTGAGTATTTACGAATTTGATGCGACGTATCCAATCAGCAGGCGGGGTGAATGGGAAGTCTTTGACCGCAGTCCAGGAATCGCCACC
Coding sequences:
- a CDS encoding heme-binding domain-containing protein, which codes for MIRKILITLAVGLIIIQFFQIDKTSNADQSNHLNTKFPVPEDVGLLLKNACYNCHSNSVQFPWYSSIQPIGWWLNHHIEEGRGELNFSNFTAGPIARQNHKFEEIIEVVKEKEMPLPSYTWLGLHPEAKLTDSDRANITMWAQMQLDLIARQYPADSLKRKKR